TGATCTTCAACTCCTGAAAACCATCCACACCGATACTTTTGCACATGCGTATGATGGCAGCTTGGCTGGATTCGCTTCTTTCCGCGAGTTCCTTGATGGAAAGACGAATCACCTCATCCGGATTGGCTAAAATGTAATGCGCTGCGTTTTGTTCAGAACGCTTGATATTGTGCAACGATTCGCGGATGCGCAGCAACCCGCCATTCAACACGATACCACCCCTTTAGTCCATAAAGTTATTAAGCGCTTACATTCTAGTGTGACTTTGGTAATTGATTACATATTTTGTATTATAGACACTTGAAATAAAATATCAAGCTTAATTGTCAGATTTGAAATAAAATTTCAAAACTATTTTTCGACACTTTCTCCTTTTCTTCGTTCTGTTATAAATTTTTCACAATTTTTACCGTTACTAATACGAATCTCTTTTCGTATTAATCCATGTACACCCGACTGACAAATAATGGGGATGATCAAAATGACCAAGCGTAAGGCACTCGCATTCACCCTGATAGCGGCACTCCTTTTGCCAATCACACCTGTTCTGTTAAACGAAGCCGCAGCAGCCTCTTCCTACAAAGCGAAAGCAACTGTAACTGCGACCAAGTTGGAGGAGCTTTCCATAAACGATCTGAATAAAAAAACAAAAGCGACTCTGAATCACGTCAAAGAAGTCATCCCAGACCTGAAGGACTATCCCATCACCTCCATCGTAAAGGAGAATGTCGACACCACTTCTGGTCCGATCGAACGTCTGGAAGTGATCTTGTCGAGCACACCAGAGGGTACTACCCCAGACTTTGGAGTTGTCCATGTAAACGCAAGTACAGGAGAGCTGATCAGCATCGACATTCAAAACAGACTCTCGTCTTCGAAAGAAGTGTTAGGTGATGAGGAAGCGATCAAAAAAGGCAAGGAGTTTCTCAAACTTCTGTTTGGAAAGCAAGCAGAAAAATACAAGTTCTCACAAATTAACTCCTCTACTGTTCAGGATAACAAGACACAGATTCTCGTGATTTACACTTCCCCGGATCATTCCATCAACGTGACCCTGGATCGTGTCGGAAAATTAAAGGCTGTCAAAAAAGACATCTACCCCAAAGCAGCGGGCAAAAGAAAATAGCATGAACCTTTGGTCCAATGAAAAAGAGACGGTTCTGCCGTCTCTTATTTGATGCTGCGAAACCAACCTTACAACCCTGTAATATTTCGTAAGGTAAATCAATTTCCCATTTTTCTCTTATCGTTTACGATTCTCCTGTTACATGTAAAGGAGGATCACCAAAAATGAATGGCATGGAAATCAACATTCACTATTTTCGCTTGATTAATGACTTGGGAAAAGAGTATCCGGCTCTCAATCCCGTATCTTTTTACGTAGCGGAATATACGGTGTTTATTTTGGCTTTGAGTGCTTTGGTGTATTGGTTTACGAGAAAACATGAGAATCGCATCATGGTCATTTGTGCGACGTTTACGTTTGCCATCGCTGAGCTTTTCGGGAAAGTAGCTGGAAGCCTTCATGCGAATAATCAGCCATTCGCTGAGCTTGCGAACGTCAATCAATTGGTACAAAAAGCAGTCGACAATTCATTTCCCAGCGACCATACGATCCTGTTTTTTTCCTTTTGCATGACCTACTGGCTTTTTAGAAAGACGACGGGGCCACTCTGGATGCTGCTTGCTGCTTGTGTCGGGCTTTCTCGCATTTTAGTAGGCGTTCATTATCCGGCAGATGTCATTGTAGGTGCCCTGATCAGCATTGGGTCTGCCTTGGCCGTCTATATAATCGTGCCGAGATTGAATTTTGTCCATACTCTACTTGCTCTCTATGAAAAAGGAGAGCAAGCGATCTTGCCTACGAAATCGAAAACGAGAGACTTTTGATTACCGCTACGTCTCTGTCATCGTTCCACCATTGACATGCAATACCTGGCCCGTTACATATCCCGAATCATCCGAGGCCAGGTAAACATAGGTC
This genomic stretch from Brevibacillus brevis harbors:
- a CDS encoding undecaprenyl-diphosphatase produces the protein MNGMEINIHYFRLINDLGKEYPALNPVSFYVAEYTVFILALSALVYWFTRKHENRIMVICATFTFAIAELFGKVAGSLHANNQPFAELANVNQLVQKAVDNSFPSDHTILFFSFCMTYWLFRKTTGPLWMLLAACVGLSRILVGVHYPADVIVGALISIGSALAVYIIVPRLNFVHTLLALYEKGEQAILPTKSKTRDF